In Chitinophaga oryzae, the sequence GAGGAAATCCTCAACGCTGTTGTAGTCGATACGGCCGTTCCAGGAGTTTACAAAACCATAGGTGATGTTGTAAAACTCGTTGTGCGTACCTACTGTGATGGTATGGTTGCCTTTGAAGATGGTGACGTTATCGGTGATCTCAAAGGTTTTTTGTTTCATGTTGAAGATGCTGGCTTCGCGGTCGGTACCGAGGAAGATGGTAGAACCGGCGGTACGGCCTTTGATCTGGATCTGCGGGGTTGCAGGATCAGACAGCGGCGTTCTGTAGTCATGAACGTTGGAGTAACCCAGGATCAGGCTGTTGGAGATGCTGCTGTTGAAGTTGCTTTTCAGTTCTGCAACGGTAGAAGACTGGTTGTTCACCTGTTTGAAGTCGATACCTTTGAAACGGAAGTTCTGTTGGTCGCGTTCCAGGTTGGTTGCTTCGGAGGTGATGGTATTGTTACGGAGAGACAGGTGATGTTTGTCGTTGATGTGCCAGTCCAGTCTGTTGAAGAATTTATTGGAGTTGGAATAGATGCTGGTGTTACCGGCGGTTCCGATATCCACGCCATAGGATTTCATTACGGCGGTGATGTCTGCGGCGTCTTTTTCGGTGAGGATGCCGCCACCGTCAGCTGAACCAGCGGCGAGGATCACCGGGTCTACACGGCGGGTGATTTCTTCGTTGGTGAAGAAGAACAGTTTGTTTTTGATGATAGGGAAACCAACACGGGCGCCTGCCTGGTATTCATGGAAGTCGCTGGGCAGTTTGGAGCCGTCGCCGGCGTTGTTTTTACCGATCATAGCGGCATTACGGCCGTAACCGTAGATGGAGCCGTGTACTTCGTTGGTACCGCTGCGGGTTACTGCGTTTACGCTACCGCCGAGGAAGTTACCTACTTTTACGTCGAAGGGGGCCAACAATACCTGTACGTCCTGGATCGCGTCGAGAGACACGGGATTGGTACGGGTGCTGCTGCCGGGCTGACCGCTGGTAGAGCTCTGGCCACCGAGAGAGGGGCTGAAGCCGATCGCATCGTTGTTGATGGCGCCGTCCACAGTCACGTTATTATAACGATAGTTGGTACCGAGGAAAGAGTTGTTGTTGCTCTGCGGAGTTACCTTGGTGAGGTCCTGCAGGCTGCGGCTCAGGGTAGGCATGCTTTTGATCTGCTCCTGTCCTATTTTGGTGCCGCCGGTTTTGCTGCCGGTATTGCCTGTCACCACTATTTCGCTCAGCGCAGTGGATTCTTCCTGTAATTTAAAGTTGAAGTTGGTAGTACCCAGTGCCAGGTTCACATTTTCCTTTACTTCTTTTTTATAGCCGATGAATGAAACGGTAACGGTGTAGGGACCGCCCGGGTTCAGGTTCGGTACAATATAACGACCGTCGCTGTTGGTCTGTGTACCATTTTTAGTGCCAGTGGCGGTGTTCAACACAACAACCGTTACACCGGGAATAGCCTGACCGGAAGGATCTGCTACTTTACCTGAGATAATAGAGGTGGTAATCTGCGCTTGTGTGTTGTTAAAACATAAAACGACCAGAATGCTCGCTAATAGCGTGACAAATGATTTCATAAAGCCTGTAAGTATTTACAGGTGCAAAACAACTACTCCAAAGCAACCAGAATGTTAACTCATTATTACGAAATTGTTAAGGAGTGCTTAAAATGATCTTAAAATAACCTAATTAACCTACGATTAAGTGAATTTAATATCATGTTCGCGCAGATATATGAAACCTGTGTTAACAATCGATGAAGGAATTGTAACGCCCGGATTGTTTAACAGTTCCTAAACAATAATTTTAGTAAGACAACCAGTATGACTATACGAAAAATGTTCCCGCGTGAACAAAAAACCCCGTCTTAAAAGACAGGGTTTTTCTTGTTTTTTTAAAACGGTGATTACTTAAAAATAGACTTTGAAAGTCCCGTCCGTTAAAGGTTTTTCTATTTCACCACTAATTAAGGTGCCGGAGAAGGTTCCCTCCGCTTGTTTACTATTAATGCTTTCAAGTTTGATGGAGATGGCTTTGGTAATGTAACCATCTTCTTTTTGCTGAATATCCATCAGCGTCATTTCACCGGCGCCCTGGTCGTACTGCCCGGCCTGCAGGCCATTGGGGAAAGTGATCATGAGTTCCATGTGTTTGGTGAAATTGTTGGTGACACCGTCTATTACCAGCGTCTTCTTACCGGCAACAACAGTATCTGAAATATAGCCCTGTGTAGAGTTGGAATGATAGGTAACGCCTCCCAGGCGGAAAGTGAAAGAGCCCTCCGGTGTTACCTCTTTCTTTTTGGAACAACCGGCAAGTCCTGCTCCCGCTATGATCGCAACAACGGCCCATACGAAGATTTTCAAACGCATATGTTTTGTTATTTAATGCTGTCCAGTATTTGTGCCGCTGCATAGGGAACCCGGCGTTGGCCGGCAGATAGTGCCGCCGCCAGCCAATCTTCATTGGAATAGGTGTACCGGTTAATATACGGGCATAGGGATAAATTCGTCTGCAATATATGTAATAAAATTTAAATTAAATAAAATGTTAATAAATAAATGCGGAGCAGGCAGTGAAAACAGAAGTGGCAACGTCAATATTAACAATATTTTTGTAGGGTAATTCCGTATTATTACTGCTCGAGTACTCAATTAATAAAAGCACATTATGTCATCGGAAGTAGTCAAACAATTACAGGAAGCAGTGCAGTTTTCACCGGAAAATGTGCCGTTGCGCCTGCACCTGGCCCAGGTGCTGTTGCAGGATTATGATTATGTGCAGGCGGAAGAACAGTACCGTAAGGTACTGGAGCTGTCGCCGGACCATACCGCCGCCCAGCTGGGGCTGGCCCGTACCTTCTACCATCAGCAAAAATATTCCGCTGCCATCGTTGTACTGGAACAACTGGAACATCATGAGCCGGACCATTTTGATGCCCTCCTGCTGCATTGCCGTATCCTGGTAAGGGAAAACTCCCTGCAGGCGGCCAGAGATATTTACCAGCACCTGTTGCAGCTCAATCCAGGCTTCCGCGACGAAGCCCTCGACGCGCAGTTCCGTCTGCCACAACAACAAGCCTCCGTCTCTTTTGAAGAAGAAGACGATGAACTGGCGGAAGACCCGGATAAAGTCTTCACGCTGGAAAAACCGGATATGAATTTCTCCGACGTGGGGGGTATGGAAAGGGAAAAACAGGAGATAGACCTGAAAATCATCAAGCCGCTGCAGTTCCCCGATTTATATAAAGCCTACGGTAAGAAAGCCGGTGGCGGCATCCTGCTTTATGGCCCTCCGGGCTGCGGAAAAACCTACCTGGCCAAAGCCACAGCCGGACAAATACAGGCGGAATTTATCAATGTCGGCATCCACGATGTGCTGGACATGTGGATCGGCAATAGTGAAAAGAACCTGCATGCGCTCTTTGAACTGGCCCGCCAGCGTAAGCCCTGCGTGCTCTTCTTCGATGAAGTAGATGCACTCGGCGCCAATCGTACCTCTATGCGCAACAGCGGCGCCAGCCACCTGATCAACCAGTTCCTGGCGGAAATGGATGGTATCGCCGCCAATAACGAGAACGTGCTGATCATCGGCGCCACCAACGCGCCCTGGAGCCTCGATCCGGCTTTCCGCCGCCCCGGCCGTTTTGACCGCATTATCTTCGTGGCCCCTCCCGATACGGACGGCCGCGAGTCTATCCTGCAGCTGCAACTCCGCAATAAGCCCGTCTCCGACGTGGATTATAAAGCCCTGGCGAAAGCCACGGCCGGCTATTCCGGCGCCGACCTGAAAGCCATCGTGGACCTCGCCATAGAAGACAAGCTGCTGGAGGCGCTGCAGAAAGGAGTACCACAACCTATATCGCAAAAAGAACTGGTGAAAGCCATCAAATCTCATAAGCCCACTACGCGGGAATGGTTTAACACCGCCCGCAATTATGCCTTGTATTCCAATGAGGCCGGCCTGTACGACGATGTGCTGAAATACCTGGATATAAAGAAATAAATTATGGCTGTACTCATTCAGCGTGCCCAGTTGCTGCTGCAACAAGGGCGTTACCAGGATGCGCTGACTACCCTGAAACAACATCTCAGTACCAGCGCCAACGATATAGAAGCGCTCTTCCTGCTGGCCATCTGCTATCTCGAGATGGGTAAAACAGATGAAGGGGAACAGGTGGTTAACAACGCGCTGAGCTTCGCACCGGACGACGACCGCTTCCTGTATCTGAAAGCGAGGATAGCACTCAATAAAAACCAGTACAGCGAAGCGCTGCAGGCTATCAGTGAAGCGGTGGCCATCCACCCCTACCAGGCGGATTACTTTGGGATGTGGAGCCAGATACTGTTGTTTAAGAAAGATTACCCCGGCGCCCTCCAAAAAGCGCAGGAAGGGCTGGCTATTGACCCGGAGAACCTGGTATGCCTGAACCTCCGGTCCAATGCGCTGTTTAACCTTGGCAAAAAAGAAGAGGCGTTTTCTGATTTACATGAAGCGCTGGAACATAATCCTGAAAATGCCTATACCCACGCCAATTTGGGCTGGAAGTGGCTGGAGGCCGGCGATCACCGCAAGGCGCTGGAACATTTCCGGGAGTCGCTGAAACTGGACCCTAACCAGCAATGGGCCAAGAGTGGCATGGTGCAGGCAATGAAAGCGCGTTACTGGCTGTACCGCCAGTTCCTGAACTATGCCTTTTTTATGGGAAGGCAAAAAGCCGGGATGCAATGGCTGATCATCGTCGGCATCTTTATTTTCACGCAGATCGCCAGTAAAGTGTTCTTCCCGCTGTATGTGCTGCTGGCGCTGGTGGCGTTGTCTACCTGGCTGATTGCACCGGTGAGCAACCTGTTCCTGCGGTTGAACCCTTACGGCCGTTATGCCCTCACACCGCAGCAAATGAAAGTCTCCACCATGGTAGGCTGCCTGCTGGCGGTGGCGCTGCTGGCTGCTGCTGCCTACTGGATAACCGCCATTCCCGGCCTGCTGTCTGTTGCTATCTGTTCCGGCGTACTGTTGCTGCCGGTGTCAAGTATGTATACACCGGAATCCAAAAAGAGCAGGAACATCTTTCGTATTTATACCCTGTCGCTGGCTGTTATCGGGCTTTTAGGGGTCATCTTCGCTTTCATCACCAACGACTACGCCAATATATTCGTGGCCGTTATGCTGATCGGGGTATTCCTGTACCAGCTGCTGGCGAATTATATTATCTCCCGCGAGTAACTGTGATGGCCATGATTATCCTGATTTACCTGATCCGGGAAAGCCGGCAGACAACGATAACAGATTAATAATAAAGAGGATCGCCCATTGATTATATCAATGGGCGATCCTCTTTATTATTAATATTATATCCCGCTTTGATCTTCGCTAATCATGTAGATCGGCGATAATTATGACGATCAAAGTTATGCGTCGATCTTCGCGTATTTCGCATGTGATTCGATAAACGCCCTGCGCGGAGGTACCTCGTCGCCCATGAGCATGCTGAACACGCGGTCGGCTTCTGCGGCGCTTTCAATGGTTACCTGTTTCAGGGTGCGTTTTTCGGGGTCCATGGTAGTATCCCACAGTTGTTCTGCGTTCATCTCACCGAGACCTTTATAACGCTGTACGTTTACGCTGTCTTCTTTACCGCCGGCAGCCAGTTGGATAGTAGCGGCCTTACGCTGTTCTTCTGTCCAGGCGTAGATCTGCTCCTTGCCTTTTTTAACGAGGTACAGCGGTGGTTGTGCGATGTACACATAACCTTGTTCCACCATGGCTTTCATGTAGCGGAACACGAAGGTAAGGATCAGGGTGGCGATGTGGCTACCGTCCACGTCCGCATCCGTCATGATGATCAGCTTGTGATAGCGGAGTTTGGAGAGGTTCAGGGCTTTGTCGTCTTCTTCGGTGCCGATGGTTACGCCCAGGGCGGTGAAGATATTTTTGATCTCGTTGTCTTCATAGATCTTGTGTTCCATGGCTTTTTCCACGTTGAGGATCTTACCACGGAGTGGCAGGATGGCCTGGAAGTTACGGTTGCGGCCTTGTTTGGCCGTACCACCCGCCGAGTCACCTTCGACCAGGAACAGTTCACATTTTACAGGATCGTTGTCGGAGCAGTCTGCCAGTTTACCGGGGAGGCCGCTGCCGGTCATCACGCTTTTACGCTGTACCAGCTGACGGGCCTTACGGGCCGCTTCACGGGCCTGTGCTGCCAGCACCACCTTGTTGATCACGGTTTTTGCTTCGCGGGGATTTTCCTCAAGGAAAGCGTCCAGTACGGCAGCTACGGAGCTGTCTACCACACCCATTACATCGGAGTTACCGAGTTTGGTTTTGGTCTGGCCTTCAAACTGCGGTTCAGGCACTTTCACGCTGATGATAGCGCTGAGGCCTTCGCGGAAGTCGTCGCCGGTTACTTCTACCTTGGACTTCTCGAACAGTTTGTTTTTATCGCCGTAAGCTTTGAACACACGGGTGATGGCGCGGCGGAAACCGGCCACGTGTGTACCGCCTTCGATGGTGTTGATGTTATTAACGTAGGAGAAGATGTTCTCACTGAAAGCGTCGTTGTATACCAGCGCTACTTCTACCGCCACGTTAGACGCCGCGTCGTGGGTTTCCACGTAAATAGGCGTAGGCAGCAGCGGGTTACGGCGGCCGTTTTTATCCAGCATCTGGATAAATTCGCGGATACCGCCTTCGCTGTAGAAAGTTTCGGAGAAGATGTTGCCTTCTTCGTCTTTTTCGCGTTCGTCGGACAGGGTAATGCGGATCTTACGGTTCAGGTAAGCCAGTTCCCTTAAACGGCCGGCCAGGATTTCCCGGTTGTAGGTCGTTTCGTTGAAAATTTCGCTATCCGGTTTGAAGTGTACAGTGGTACCGGTAGTCTCGCTGACCCCGATCTCCCGTACCGCGTACTGCGGGATACCGCGGTGGTATTCCTGCTCAAACAGTTTGCCTTCCGTTTGTACGGTCACATGCAGCCGGGTACTCAGTGCGTTTACGCAGCTGACACCCACCCCGTGCAGACCGCCGGATACTTTATAGGTGTTTTTGTCAAATTTACCGCCGGCATGGAGCACGGTCATTACCACCTCCAGGGCGGAGCGTCCTTCTTTCGGGTGAATACCGGTGGGGATACCACGGCCGTCATCCTTTACCCGGATAGAGTTATCCTCGCAGATCGTTACTTCGATATTTTTGCAGTAGCCAGCCAGGGCTTCGTCAATGGAGTTGTCCACGACTTCATATACCAGGTGGTGAAGCCCTTTGATGCCAATGTCGCCAATATACATGGCCGGACGCTTGCGCACCGCTTCCAGTCCTTCCAATACCTGAATACTCCCCGCATCATAGTTGCTGCTGGGGCTGGTTGCTTGCACTAATTCTTCGCTCATATGTTGGTGTAAAATCTTTTAGAAACAAAATCGGTAGACAATCATGCAAAAATACGAAAAATAAGCCTGATTTCCATAAAAGAATAGCTGTTTTTGGGTGGGATGGACACCACTTTTTTACCTTATAATTTTCCTGCACCGGCGGTCTCTTTCACCCCGGCAAATAATGTTTTCCACACCAGGTTAAAAAATGACTTCTGGATATCCCTGGTATGAGTGGGGTTAGACACCCGCACTTTCTCTCCGGGAAGGGGGTTACTGTCTTTAATGACCATCACGTTGGCCACAAAGCTCATCAGCCCTTTGCGGCTGTAGCTTTTGTGGTCTTTGTCCTGCTTCAGGATAGCTATTTTCAGGTTGTCGTACAACAAGGTGACGCTGCCGGCGGCTTTCCGCTCGTCTCCGCGGATATTGAAGTTCAGGTCCCGGATATTGCAGGAACGTATTTCGATCATGCCCAGCGGCTGGGTAACGGTGTTCAGGTCTTTCCCGTTCATGTTTTTCAGCTGGCCGGACACGGCAAAACGGCCGGTGGGACTGTTGAGGATAAAGTCAAAATGAGCCCTCAGTTTGCCGCTTTGCAGGAAGATAGCGTCAAAATCGGCCACACAATGGTTGTTGCGGGCCACCATGGAATCTATATTGGTGATATTGGTCAGCCGGCCGTGGACATGCCCGAAGCTGACCTGCCCTGTCTGCCGGGACACGGGACTCAGCTCGGAATACTGCAATTCCACATTGTTGCCGGTCAGGGTATCTATTTTCAGGGGTAAATGCACTTTTTGCAGCACCTGGTTGGGGAACTGTCCCAGTTTGTCGCCGGGCGGCATGGGCAGCGTCCGGTCACGGTAAATATGCAGCTTGCCGTTGCCGATATTGATACGCCGGGCCCATACCTGCTGCTCCTGCAGCAACATCCTGGGGTCCAGCTCCCGTACCTGGATATCGCTGAACTGCAGCTCGTAGCGGTCTTGCTGCACACCTCCTGTCTGCCGCTGGAATTCCGCTTTGCCATAACGGGGCTTTATCTCAAACTGCCCGATGTTCAGCGTCCTTTCGGCGGCATCATAACGGATGCCGCGCACGTACATCCAGTACAGGCTGTCCCGGGTACGGTTCATATAGTCCCGCATACCGATTTCATAATTGCGGGCGTACAGGTAGCGGGTAGGGTCTTTCAATGCCACCGAATCGATCAGGAAGTCGTTGACCCCCACCTGCAGGTTGCGGAACTGGTGGATCACCCTGGAAGAGTCTTTCCGGGTAAACACATATTTAAAATTGGTATTGTCCAGCTGAAAACGCCCGATAAAGATGGATTTCATCTTGGAAGAGATGTTCTCGTAAGCGGTGCGGGGCCGGGTGGTGTCCCTGACGGTGCTGTTCTGGTCCATCACAATACTGGGACCGGTCACGATCAGCGCCCCGGCGTTGAGCTCCTTTTTGATGAAATACCGCCACGGTTTAAAATACTTCAGTTGGAGTTTTTCCACACTGATGAGATAGGTGTTTTCCGGCGCCCGGCGGGCGTCCAGCATCCGCCGGTATACAGCGGAATCCAGCGTCATCGTGGCTTTTTCCACGGTCAGACTGCCGGAAAGCACATTGAGGTGCAGGTCTTTGAATTGTACTACATACAGACTGTCGGACAAATCTGTCACATAGCCGGATAGTTCCTTGCGTAACAGCTTGGTCCAGTGTTGGTTAATATACCAGGCCGTTCCTAAAACCAGTACCAGCAGCACGCACAATACGGTCAGAATAATCCTGATGATGCGGGGTAATTTCCTTTTCCTGTGTTCCATCTGTTATGAATAAACGAAATTTATACCAATTGATTGCTGTCTCCCTGCGCTTAACGGATGAATATTATGCTATATGTTAGGATTGCTTTGTAAGTGTATTGTCAAAATGTATAGGATTAAAATTGGAAGTGTTAAATTTGTCCCGGTTTTAAAACATCAGGTAAAGTGAAAGAAATTCAGGAAATACTGGCATTAGCCATCCCGCAGCCCGCCATGAGCGACCAGCTACAGCTGGCGGAGCAGGACAGCGTGTCCGTCCCGGATTGCCTGGACTTTACATTGCAGCGCTTCATCTACGATAAGCCGTTGCCGGTGGAAGACATAGCCATGGTCGTGTACCAACCGGCTAAAAGAGGGCAGTCCGCCGCAATAGAACTGCGCTATTGCGTGGCCGGCAGCAAATACTGTAAAAATCCCGCCTGCACAGACCAGTTATGTGCAGAGGGCAATAAGGAAGCCTGTAAGGACAAGGTCCCTTCTGTAGACCTTATCACCGTCAGGTTCCAGCCAGCGTTTATTCAGTCGCTTCAGAAAAATACCACCTCGTTCTCCCTTTTCGAGAACCAGACCCGCAAACCTTTCGTGAAAACCATCCAGCCCTGCACCAAATCCAAATCGGTGCTGGAAACCATGGTGCATCACAACTATGAAGGAATGCTGAAGAACATCTTCCTGCAAAGCCGCGCCCTGGACTTACTGCTGTACAGTTCAGACCAGTTCATGCAGAACGATCCCGACGAACGTTATGGCTGCCGCTTCCTTACACACCTGGAAGACCGGGAGAAAATTGA encodes:
- the gyrB gene encoding DNA topoisomerase (ATP-hydrolyzing) subunit B; the protein is MSEELVQATSPSSNYDAGSIQVLEGLEAVRKRPAMYIGDIGIKGLHHLVYEVVDNSIDEALAGYCKNIEVTICEDNSIRVKDDGRGIPTGIHPKEGRSALEVVMTVLHAGGKFDKNTYKVSGGLHGVGVSCVNALSTRLHVTVQTEGKLFEQEYHRGIPQYAVREIGVSETTGTTVHFKPDSEIFNETTYNREILAGRLRELAYLNRKIRITLSDEREKDEEGNIFSETFYSEGGIREFIQMLDKNGRRNPLLPTPIYVETHDAASNVAVEVALVYNDAFSENIFSYVNNINTIEGGTHVAGFRRAITRVFKAYGDKNKLFEKSKVEVTGDDFREGLSAIISVKVPEPQFEGQTKTKLGNSDVMGVVDSSVAAVLDAFLEENPREAKTVINKVVLAAQAREAARKARQLVQRKSVMTGSGLPGKLADCSDNDPVKCELFLVEGDSAGGTAKQGRNRNFQAILPLRGKILNVEKAMEHKIYEDNEIKNIFTALGVTIGTEEDDKALNLSKLRYHKLIIMTDADVDGSHIATLILTFVFRYMKAMVEQGYVYIAQPPLYLVKKGKEQIYAWTEEQRKAATIQLAAGGKEDSVNVQRYKGLGEMNAEQLWDTTMDPEKRTLKQVTIESAAEADRVFSMLMGDEVPPRRAFIESHAKYAKIDA
- a CDS encoding helix-turn-helix domain-containing protein gives rise to the protein MKEIQEILALAIPQPAMSDQLQLAEQDSVSVPDCLDFTLQRFIYDKPLPVEDIAMVVYQPAKRGQSAAIELRYCVAGSKYCKNPACTDQLCAEGNKEACKDKVPSVDLITVRFQPAFIQSLQKNTTSFSLFENQTRKPFVKTIQPCTKSKSVLETMVHHNYEGMLKNIFLQSRALDLLLYSSDQFMQNDPDERYGCRFLTHLEDREKIEKARSILLEQLDSPITIRDLARKVAMNECYLKKGFKAMYGTTIYDYFQKERMEKAKGLLYEKGMSVSEVAMLMGYSCISHFSTAFKKHTGLKPCELLLR
- a CDS encoding tetratricopeptide repeat protein, translated to MAVLIQRAQLLLQQGRYQDALTTLKQHLSTSANDIEALFLLAICYLEMGKTDEGEQVVNNALSFAPDDDRFLYLKARIALNKNQYSEALQAISEAVAIHPYQADYFGMWSQILLFKKDYPGALQKAQEGLAIDPENLVCLNLRSNALFNLGKKEEAFSDLHEALEHNPENAYTHANLGWKWLEAGDHRKALEHFRESLKLDPNQQWAKSGMVQAMKARYWLYRQFLNYAFFMGRQKAGMQWLIIVGIFIFTQIASKVFFPLYVLLALVALSTWLIAPVSNLFLRLNPYGRYALTPQQMKVSTMVGCLLAVALLAAAAYWITAIPGLLSVAICSGVLLLPVSSMYTPESKKSRNIFRIYTLSLAVIGLLGVIFAFITNDYANIFVAVMLIGVFLYQLLANYIISRE
- a CDS encoding ATP-binding protein — its product is MSSEVVKQLQEAVQFSPENVPLRLHLAQVLLQDYDYVQAEEQYRKVLELSPDHTAAQLGLARTFYHQQKYSAAIVVLEQLEHHEPDHFDALLLHCRILVRENSLQAARDIYQHLLQLNPGFRDEALDAQFRLPQQQASVSFEEEDDELAEDPDKVFTLEKPDMNFSDVGGMEREKQEIDLKIIKPLQFPDLYKAYGKKAGGGILLYGPPGCGKTYLAKATAGQIQAEFINVGIHDVLDMWIGNSEKNLHALFELARQRKPCVLFFDEVDALGANRTSMRNSGASHLINQFLAEMDGIAANNENVLIIGATNAPWSLDPAFRRPGRFDRIIFVAPPDTDGRESILQLQLRNKPVSDVDYKALAKATAGYSGADLKAIVDLAIEDKLLEALQKGVPQPISQKELVKAIKSHKPTTREWFNTARNYALYSNEAGLYDDVLKYLDIKK